The Amycolatopsis viridis genome window below encodes:
- a CDS encoding APC family permease: MSKIATATKRLLVGRPFRSDRLSHTLLPKRIALPIFASDALSSVAYAPEEIFLTLSVAGLSAYAYSPWIGIAVAVVMLVVVASYRQNVHAYPSGGGDYEVASTNLGGRFGLTVASALLVDYVLTVAVSTSSGVANIGSAVPFVAEHKVFSAILIVIVLTSINLRGVRESGKAFAIPTYGFIIGILGMVLWGLFEAVRGTPMRAESAGFQLHAEASFAGFAFVFLILRSFSSGAAALTGVEAISNGVPAFRKPKSKNAATTLLMMGVLAVTMLLGIITLAILTDVKFAEDPATQLSGTPAGYQQKTIVTQIAKAVFPHFSPAFYYISFSTGIILLLAANTAFNGFPVLASILAQDRYLPRQLHTRGDRLTFSNGILFLAAFALVLIIAFDAEVTKLIQLYIVGVFVSFTVSQTGMLRHWHRLLSRETDPAARRRMRRSQTVNAIGLTMTGAVLIIVLITKFLLGAWIAIAAMVAIYLLMTAIRKHYDRVSEELATLDDSNPTVLPSRNHAIVLISKLHLPTLRALAYAKAMRPDVLEAVTVNVDDAETRQLTADWEAKGFKVPLKVVESPYREITRPVLDYVKRVRGDNPRDVVTVLIPEYVVGRWWEQLLHNQSALRLKGRLLFQPGVMVTSVPWQLRSSAKALRRAARARPVAGDVRRGYFGDGARAGAGKDGGR; this comes from the coding sequence GTGTCGAAGATTGCGACCGCCACCAAACGGCTGCTCGTTGGCCGTCCGTTCCGGAGCGACCGGCTGTCCCACACCCTGCTCCCGAAGCGGATCGCGCTGCCGATCTTCGCGTCGGATGCCCTCTCCAGCGTGGCGTACGCGCCCGAGGAGATCTTCCTGACGCTGAGCGTCGCGGGGTTGTCGGCCTACGCGTACTCGCCGTGGATCGGCATCGCCGTCGCGGTGGTCATGCTGGTCGTGGTGGCCTCCTACCGCCAGAACGTGCACGCCTACCCCAGCGGCGGCGGGGACTACGAGGTCGCCAGCACCAACCTCGGCGGCAGATTCGGCCTGACCGTGGCCAGCGCGCTGCTGGTCGACTACGTGCTGACCGTGGCCGTGTCCACCTCCTCCGGCGTGGCCAACATCGGCTCGGCCGTCCCGTTCGTCGCCGAGCACAAGGTGTTCAGCGCGATCCTGATCGTCATCGTGCTGACCTCGATCAACCTGCGCGGGGTGCGGGAGTCCGGCAAGGCGTTCGCGATCCCGACCTACGGGTTCATCATCGGCATCCTCGGCATGGTGCTGTGGGGCCTGTTCGAGGCGGTCCGCGGCACCCCGATGCGGGCGGAGAGCGCGGGGTTCCAGCTGCACGCCGAGGCGTCCTTCGCCGGGTTCGCGTTCGTGTTCCTCATCCTGCGCTCGTTCTCCTCCGGCGCCGCGGCGCTGACCGGGGTCGAGGCGATCAGCAACGGCGTGCCCGCGTTCCGCAAGCCGAAGTCGAAGAACGCGGCCACCACGCTGCTGATGATGGGGGTGCTCGCGGTGACGATGCTGCTCGGCATCATCACGCTGGCGATCCTCACCGACGTCAAGTTCGCGGAGGACCCGGCGACGCAGCTGAGCGGCACGCCGGCGGGTTACCAGCAGAAGACGATCGTCACCCAGATCGCGAAGGCCGTGTTCCCGCACTTCTCGCCGGCCTTCTACTACATCTCGTTCAGCACCGGCATCATCCTGCTGCTCGCCGCGAACACCGCGTTCAACGGCTTCCCGGTGCTCGCCTCGATCCTCGCGCAGGACCGGTACCTGCCGCGCCAGCTGCACACCCGCGGCGACCGGCTGACCTTCTCCAACGGCATCCTGTTCCTCGCCGCGTTCGCACTGGTCCTGATCATCGCGTTCGACGCCGAGGTCACCAAGCTGATCCAGCTCTACATCGTGGGCGTGTTCGTGTCGTTCACGGTGAGCCAGACCGGCATGCTGCGGCACTGGCACCGGCTGCTGTCCCGGGAGACCGACCCGGCTGCCCGGCGGCGCATGCGGCGGTCCCAGACGGTCAACGCGATCGGCCTGACCATGACCGGCGCCGTGCTGATCATCGTCCTGATCACCAAGTTCCTGCTCGGCGCGTGGATCGCCATCGCCGCCATGGTGGCGATCTACCTGCTGATGACCGCGATCCGCAAGCACTACGACCGGGTCTCGGAGGAACTGGCCACGCTCGACGACAGCAATCCCACCGTGCTGCCCTCGCGCAACCACGCGATCGTGCTGATCTCCAAACTGCACCTGCCGACCCTGCGCGCCCTCGCCTACGCGAAGGCGATGCGGCCGGACGTGCTGGAGGCGGTGACGGTGAACGTGGACGACGCCGAGACGCGCCAGCTCACCGCCGACTGGGAGGCCAAGGGGTTCAAGGTCCCGCTGAAGGTCGTCGAGTCGCCCTACCGCGAGATCACCCGGCCGGTGCTGGACTACGTCAAGCGCGTGCGCGGCGACAACCCGCGGGACGTGGTCACCGTGCTGATCCCGGAGTACGTGGTCGGGCGCTGGTGGGAGCAGCTGCTGCACAACCAGAGCGCCCTGCGCCTGAAGGGGCGGCTGCTGTTCCAGCCGGGTGTGATGGTCACCAGCGTGCCGTGGCAGCTGCGGTCCTCGGCCAAGGCGCTGCGGCGCGCGGCACGGGCGCGGCCGGTGGCCGGGGACGTCCGCCGCGGCTACTTCGGGGACGGTGCCCGCGCCGGTGCCGGCAAGGACGGCGGACGGTGA
- a CDS encoding class I SAM-dependent RNA methyltransferase: protein MSGPDWTGRVLELEVGPVAHGGHCVARAEGRVVFVRHALPGERVRAAVTEDKGGSFCRADAVEVLLAAPERVEPPCPLAVPGQCGGCDWQHAAPAFQRELKARVVAEQLQRLAGLDWAVEVEALPGGVLGWRSRVRLVAGPDGRAGLRAHRSHRVVAVGKCPIAVPGAVEQAVERRWRPGTEIEVTSDGDGRVHTRELATVRGKRRARQLTGGEAVQHAAGRDWRLQAHGFWQVHPAAADTFAAVVREWAAASPGALAWDLYAGVGLFASVLAGQVGATGHVVAVESGRRAVRDGERNLADLPQVSWRADRTERVLQSLSGQPEVVVLDPPRSGAGREVVEAVAAASPARVVYVACDPAALARDVAFFGAAGYRLERLRAFDAFPMTHHVECVALLEPAGKGA from the coding sequence GTGAGCGGTCCCGACTGGACCGGCCGGGTTCTGGAGCTCGAGGTGGGACCCGTGGCCCACGGCGGGCACTGCGTGGCCCGCGCCGAGGGCCGGGTGGTGTTCGTCCGGCACGCGCTGCCCGGCGAGCGGGTGCGTGCCGCGGTGACCGAGGACAAGGGCGGCTCGTTCTGCCGGGCGGACGCCGTGGAGGTGCTGCTGGCCGCGCCGGAACGGGTGGAGCCACCGTGCCCGCTGGCGGTCCCGGGGCAGTGCGGCGGCTGCGACTGGCAGCACGCGGCGCCGGCGTTCCAGCGTGAGCTCAAGGCCCGGGTGGTGGCCGAGCAGCTGCAGCGGCTCGCTGGATTGGACTGGGCGGTCGAGGTCGAGGCGCTGCCCGGCGGCGTGCTCGGCTGGCGGTCCCGCGTCCGGCTGGTGGCCGGGCCGGACGGCCGGGCCGGGTTGCGCGCGCACCGCAGCCACCGCGTCGTCGCGGTCGGGAAGTGCCCGATCGCGGTGCCGGGAGCGGTGGAACAGGCGGTGGAGCGGCGGTGGCGGCCGGGCACCGAGATCGAGGTGACCAGCGACGGCGACGGACGGGTGCACACGCGTGAGCTGGCGACCGTGCGCGGCAAGCGGAGGGCGCGGCAGCTGACCGGCGGGGAGGCGGTGCAGCACGCCGCCGGGCGCGACTGGCGGTTGCAGGCGCACGGGTTCTGGCAGGTGCACCCGGCGGCGGCGGACACGTTCGCGGCGGTGGTGCGGGAGTGGGCGGCCGCGTCGCCCGGCGCGCTGGCGTGGGACCTGTATGCCGGGGTCGGGCTGTTCGCGTCCGTGCTCGCCGGACAGGTCGGCGCGACGGGGCACGTGGTCGCGGTGGAGTCCGGGCGGCGCGCGGTGCGCGACGGCGAGCGGAACCTCGCCGACCTGCCGCAGGTGAGCTGGCGCGCGGACCGCACCGAACGGGTGCTCCAGTCGCTGTCCGGGCAGCCGGAAGTCGTGGTGCTGGACCCGCCCCGGTCGGGTGCCGGGCGGGAGGTGGTCGAGGCGGTGGCCGCGGCGTCACCGGCGCGTGTCGTCTACGTGGCGTGCGACCCCGCGGCGCTGGCCCGGGACGTGGCCTTCTTCGGAGCCGCCGGTTACCGGCTGGAGCGGCTGCGCGCGTTCGACGCGTTCCCGATGACCCACCACGTGGAGTGCGTGGCGCTGCTCGAACCGGCCGGGAAGGGTGCCTGA
- a CDS encoding CGNR zinc finger domain-containing protein: MDAAESSTATTLLEAPGEDRHGALALVNTEFSRPSGPYDGLRDTESATTWLHHRGLIPAGVPVGSRELDHLRELRGSLRELLNAHLNGGSPAPAALATLNGTLAAAPAVREIRWAEAGPVAAACRPAGDPVGAALTVLAEDGMELLTGPPSTRLSTCGAPGCTRLFIRNHGARRWCSDRCGNRVRAARHYTEHRLGRDRSV, encoded by the coding sequence ATGGACGCTGCCGAATCCTCCACCGCGACGACCCTGCTGGAGGCTCCCGGGGAGGACCGCCACGGCGCTCTGGCACTGGTCAACACCGAGTTCAGCCGGCCGAGCGGCCCGTACGACGGACTGCGCGACACCGAGAGCGCGACCACCTGGCTGCACCACCGGGGGCTGATCCCCGCAGGGGTCCCGGTCGGCTCAAGGGAACTGGATCATCTGCGCGAACTGCGCGGCTCTCTCCGGGAGTTGCTCAACGCACACCTCAACGGCGGCTCTCCCGCGCCGGCGGCCCTGGCCACACTGAACGGCACGCTCGCGGCGGCCCCCGCCGTCCGCGAGATCCGCTGGGCGGAGGCCGGTCCGGTGGCGGCGGCGTGCCGCCCGGCCGGCGATCCCGTCGGCGCGGCCCTCACCGTGCTGGCCGAGGACGGCATGGAGCTGCTGACAGGCCCGCCGAGCACGCGTCTGTCCACGTGCGGAGCGCCCGGCTGCACCCGTCTCTTCATCCGCAACCACGGCGCCCGCCGCTGGTGCTCGGACCGCTGCGGCAACCGCGTCCGCGCCGCACGCCACTACACCGAGCACCGCTTGGGGCGGGACCGCTCGGTGTGA
- a CDS encoding MFS transporter codes for MGKTDKGLTLRFITLAIGMFAIGTDSFVVAGILPSVAKDLDVDVPTSAELITAYALSYAILSPVVAAVAARVPRRLLLIIGLVVFIVGNIGTGLAPGFEAALGFRVVAALGGAMFTPTAAGVVVALAGPERRGTALSILFGGLSAATALGSPIGTAISGFTDWRGTMVFVAAVGLLAAVAISVALPSVPSPPAVTLKQRLSPVTDPRIALALLLVLVAYSGLFILYTYVSQIFAPATDGSGRALAWLLFAWGIAAVVGNMTAGRLTDKLGNRVVINTAGVIAVVVFATTPWTSPHLATAVVAVMLWGACGWAMLVPIQHRLAGVNPEVAQMSISLSSSANYVGVSLAPVIGRFFLDHGVDMRYLGMPSAAIVVAGLLIGEAGYLLIKRGMRRAQAGDGDAPADVRAVTAR; via the coding sequence GTGGGAAAGACAGACAAAGGCCTGACTCTGCGGTTCATCACGCTGGCCATCGGCATGTTCGCCATCGGTACGGACAGCTTTGTGGTGGCCGGCATCCTGCCCAGCGTGGCCAAGGACCTTGACGTCGACGTGCCCACCAGCGCGGAGCTCATCACGGCCTATGCGCTGTCCTACGCCATCCTCTCGCCCGTGGTCGCGGCGGTGGCCGCCCGTGTGCCCCGCCGGCTGCTGCTGATCATCGGCCTGGTGGTGTTCATCGTGGGCAACATCGGCACCGGGCTCGCGCCCGGGTTCGAGGCGGCCCTTGGTTTCCGGGTGGTGGCCGCGCTCGGCGGTGCCATGTTCACGCCGACCGCGGCCGGGGTCGTCGTCGCGCTCGCCGGGCCGGAGCGGCGGGGTACCGCCCTGAGCATCCTGTTCGGCGGATTGAGCGCGGCCACCGCCCTCGGTTCCCCCATCGGCACCGCGATCAGCGGATTCACCGACTGGCGCGGCACCATGGTGTTCGTCGCCGCGGTCGGTCTCCTGGCCGCGGTCGCCATCTCCGTGGCCCTGCCCTCGGTGCCCAGCCCGCCGGCGGTGACGCTGAAGCAGCGCCTGTCGCCTGTCACCGACCCGAGGATCGCCCTGGCGCTGCTGCTGGTCCTGGTCGCGTACAGCGGCTTGTTCATCCTGTACACCTACGTCAGCCAGATTTTCGCTCCGGCCACGGACGGCAGTGGCCGCGCCCTGGCCTGGCTGCTGTTCGCCTGGGGCATCGCGGCCGTCGTCGGCAACATGACCGCGGGGCGCCTGACCGACAAGCTGGGCAACCGCGTCGTGATCAACACGGCCGGCGTCATCGCGGTCGTCGTGTTCGCCACCACCCCGTGGACCAGCCCGCACCTGGCGACCGCCGTTGTCGCCGTGATGCTCTGGGGCGCCTGCGGATGGGCGATGCTCGTCCCGATCCAGCACCGGCTCGCCGGAGTGAACCCCGAGGTCGCGCAGATGTCCATCTCCCTGAGCTCCTCGGCGAACTACGTCGGTGTCTCCCTCGCCCCGGTGATCGGCCGCTTCTTCCTCGACCACGGCGTGGACATGCGCTACCTGGGCATGCCGTCCGCGGCGATCGTCGTTGCGGGCCTGCTGATCGGCGAGGCGGGTTACCTGCTGATCAAGCGGGGGATGCGCCGGGCGCAGGCGGGCGACGGCGACGCTCCGGCCGATGTCCGGGCCGTCACGGCGCGCTGA
- a CDS encoding TIGR03086 family metal-binding protein, translating to MTSLPSFDRAAAAVSRVVSAVQPDQWELPTACTSWNVRAVFEHLVHGNLRTAAWARGEPPPESPPPWDDAPEVFARSLSVLREALADPGLPGRTVHVPFGDVPGAMLVPIRVNELLVHGWDIADATGQSTDLEPDLAEEALSSWAARFGDAPRPPGGPFGPPVPAPAGASAADRLAAFLGRRSVRAPDDAETFR from the coding sequence ATGACTTCCTTGCCGAGTTTCGACCGCGCGGCCGCTGCGGTGTCCCGTGTCGTGTCCGCGGTACAGCCCGATCAGTGGGAGCTGCCCACGGCCTGCACGTCGTGGAACGTGCGGGCCGTGTTCGAGCACCTGGTGCACGGCAACCTGCGCACCGCGGCGTGGGCGCGCGGGGAGCCCCCGCCCGAGTCCCCGCCGCCGTGGGACGACGCGCCGGAGGTGTTCGCCCGTTCGCTGTCCGTTCTGCGGGAGGCGCTGGCCGATCCGGGACTGCCCGGGCGGACGGTGCACGTGCCGTTCGGTGACGTGCCGGGCGCGATGCTGGTGCCGATCCGCGTCAACGAGCTGCTGGTGCACGGCTGGGACATTGCCGACGCCACCGGTCAGTCGACTGATCTGGAGCCCGATCTGGCGGAGGAGGCGCTGTCGTCGTGGGCCGCCCGGTTCGGCGACGCGCCACGACCACCGGGCGGTCCGTTCGGGCCGCCGGTGCCGGCGCCCGCGGGAGCGTCCGCGGCCGACCGCCTGGCGGCCTTCCTCGGCCGGCGGTCGGTACGCGCCCCGGATGATGCGGAGACGTTCCGGTAG
- a CDS encoding DUF2786 domain-containing protein, whose product MGKSTVETFAVLLRDAARRRLGEIAARELAGPRYDKEVIDRAAELALREVLARLWRTGWQPRDVHQVARRRLDRRAVSLVVDAIAGCAAAGEQFAGIGAVVWWAGDRPLLGQWAARHAVAREPALLAVLAVLAALLPLPRLPDLPVAAAAPGVDERMPARIRALLAKAESTSFPEEAEALSAKAQQLMSRYSFEQALLDPPARAGSARRFWLEQPYLGPKSSLVTAVASANRCRAAFYAGLGFVVLVGHEVDLDLVELLSTSLLVQANEAMLAAGTRSRTRSFRHAFLLAYAGRVGERLTAADRAAGEEFPDDRLLPILTRRRQEVDTLFGELFPRTVTRRTTISNGDGWAAGRAAADRARLTVERTAVEGQ is encoded by the coding sequence GTGGGAAAGTCCACTGTGGAAACATTCGCCGTCCTGCTGCGCGATGCGGCGAGGCGCCGGCTGGGTGAGATCGCGGCCCGGGAGCTGGCCGGCCCGCGGTACGACAAGGAGGTGATCGACCGGGCGGCGGAGCTGGCGCTGCGCGAGGTGCTCGCCCGCTTGTGGCGCACCGGCTGGCAGCCGCGCGACGTGCACCAGGTCGCCCGGCGCCGTCTGGACCGGCGGGCGGTGTCCCTGGTCGTGGACGCCATCGCCGGATGCGCGGCGGCAGGGGAGCAGTTCGCCGGGATCGGGGCCGTCGTGTGGTGGGCGGGTGATCGGCCGCTGCTCGGCCAGTGGGCTGCGCGGCACGCGGTGGCGCGGGAGCCGGCGTTGCTGGCGGTCCTGGCGGTCCTGGCGGCGCTGTTGCCGTTGCCGCGGTTGCCGGATCTGCCGGTCGCCGCGGCGGCGCCGGGGGTGGATGAGCGGATGCCGGCCCGGATCCGGGCGTTGCTGGCGAAAGCCGAGTCGACGTCGTTCCCGGAGGAGGCGGAGGCGCTGTCGGCGAAGGCGCAGCAGCTGATGAGCCGGTACTCGTTCGAGCAGGCGCTACTGGATCCGCCGGCGCGGGCCGGTTCGGCGCGGCGGTTCTGGCTGGAGCAGCCGTACCTGGGGCCGAAGTCGTCGCTGGTGACGGCGGTGGCGTCCGCCAATCGGTGCCGGGCCGCGTTCTACGCGGGGCTCGGGTTCGTCGTCTTGGTCGGGCACGAGGTGGACCTCGACCTGGTGGAGCTGCTCTCGACGTCCCTGCTGGTGCAGGCGAACGAGGCGATGCTCGCCGCCGGGACGCGGTCGCGGACGCGGTCGTTCCGGCACGCGTTCCTGCTCGCCTACGCCGGCCGCGTGGGTGAACGGCTGACCGCGGCCGACCGCGCGGCCGGTGAGGAGTTCCCGGACGACCGCCTGCTCCCGATCCTGACCCGGCGCCGGCAGGAGGTGGACACGCTGTTCGGGGAGCTGTTCCCGCGCACCGTTACTCGCAGGACGACCATCAGCAACGGCGACGGCTGGGCAGCGGGCCGAGCGGCCGCGGACCGCGCCCGGCTGACCGTGGAGAGGACAGCCGTGGAGGGACAGTAG
- the dxs gene encoding 1-deoxy-D-xylulose-5-phosphate synthase, producing the protein MTLLESVHGPADLKRMGHGQLEHLAGEIRDFLVDKVRRSGGHLGPNLGVVELTLALHRVFDSPNDAIVWDVGHQCYVHKIVTGRHGEFDLLRQQGGPSGYPSREESEHDLVENSHASTALSYVDGLSKAFELAGGGRHAVAVVGDGALTGGMCWEALNNIAAEPGRPVVIVVNDNGRSYSPTIGGFAEHLASLRLQPGYERMLDGGRELLLNTPVVGKPIYAALHAAKAGIKDALSPQEMFSDLKLKYFGPVDGHDIAALEKAFQAAKAFGGPVVVHAVTEKGHGYPPAVNHEADQMHQTDPIDPETGLPKPKGLSWTSVFGDELARIGEEREDVVAITAAMLRSTGLHEFAERHPDRWFDVGIAEQHAVTSAAGLAMGGYHPVVAVYSTFLNRAFDQVLMDVALHRQPVTLVLDRAGITGPDGPSHHGMWDLSLLGMVPGMRVAAPRDARTMREELREAVAVSDGPTALRFSKGSITESVPAVDRVGVVDVLRRPREGAGADVLLVAVGAFATLGLAAAERLADQGIGVTVVDPRWVLPVPAELVGLAREHRLVVTVEDSGRHGGFGSAFSAVLRDAECDVPLRDLAVPQRFLAHGSREEVLAGVGLTAQDVARRVTEWASNLIGEAQPADAPAE; encoded by the coding sequence GTGACGCTCCTGGAGTCCGTCCATGGGCCGGCCGACCTGAAGCGCATGGGACACGGCCAGCTCGAGCACCTCGCGGGGGAGATCCGCGACTTCCTGGTCGACAAGGTCCGCCGCTCGGGCGGTCACCTCGGCCCCAACCTCGGCGTGGTCGAGCTGACGCTGGCCCTGCACCGGGTCTTCGACTCGCCGAACGACGCGATCGTCTGGGACGTCGGTCACCAGTGCTACGTGCACAAGATCGTGACCGGCCGGCACGGCGAGTTCGACCTGCTGCGCCAGCAGGGCGGGCCGTCGGGCTACCCGTCCCGCGAGGAGAGCGAGCACGACCTGGTGGAGAACAGCCACGCCTCCACCGCGCTGTCCTATGTGGACGGATTGTCGAAGGCGTTCGAGCTCGCCGGGGGCGGGCGGCACGCGGTGGCGGTCGTCGGGGACGGTGCGCTGACCGGCGGGATGTGCTGGGAGGCGCTCAACAACATCGCCGCCGAACCGGGGCGTCCCGTGGTGATCGTGGTCAACGACAACGGCCGCTCCTACTCGCCGACGATCGGCGGCTTCGCCGAGCACCTCGCGTCGCTCCGGCTGCAGCCGGGCTACGAGCGCATGCTCGACGGCGGCCGCGAGCTGCTGCTCAACACACCGGTGGTGGGCAAGCCGATCTACGCGGCCCTGCACGCGGCCAAGGCCGGCATCAAGGACGCGCTGAGCCCGCAGGAGATGTTCTCCGACCTGAAGCTGAAGTACTTCGGACCGGTCGACGGCCACGACATCGCGGCACTGGAAAAGGCCTTCCAGGCGGCGAAGGCGTTCGGCGGCCCGGTGGTGGTGCACGCGGTCACCGAGAAGGGCCACGGTTACCCGCCCGCGGTGAACCATGAGGCCGACCAGATGCACCAGACCGACCCGATCGACCCGGAGACCGGCCTGCCCAAGCCCAAGGGCCTGAGCTGGACGTCGGTGTTCGGCGACGAGCTGGCGCGCATCGGTGAGGAACGCGAGGACGTGGTGGCGATCACCGCCGCGATGCTGCGTTCGACCGGCCTGCACGAGTTCGCCGAGCGGCACCCGGACCGCTGGTTCGACGTCGGCATCGCCGAGCAGCACGCCGTCACCTCGGCCGCCGGCCTCGCCATGGGCGGGTACCACCCGGTCGTCGCGGTCTACTCGACGTTCCTCAACCGCGCCTTCGACCAGGTGCTGATGGACGTGGCGCTGCACCGCCAGCCGGTGACGCTGGTCCTCGACCGGGCCGGCATCACCGGGCCGGACGGGCCGAGCCACCACGGCATGTGGGACCTGTCGCTGCTCGGTATGGTGCCCGGGATGCGCGTCGCCGCGCCGCGGGACGCGCGGACGATGCGCGAGGAGCTGCGTGAGGCGGTGGCCGTGTCGGACGGCCCGACCGCGTTGCGGTTCTCCAAGGGCAGCATCACCGAGTCGGTGCCGGCGGTCGACCGTGTCGGCGTGGTCGACGTGCTGCGTCGTCCGCGCGAGGGTGCGGGCGCCGACGTGCTGCTGGTCGCGGTGGGCGCGTTCGCGACGCTCGGGCTTGCCGCCGCAGAACGGCTGGCCGACCAGGGCATCGGCGTGACGGTCGTGGACCCGCGCTGGGTGCTGCCGGTGCCGGCCGAGCTGGTCGGCCTGGCGCGCGAGCACCGGTTGGTGGTGACGGTGGAGGACAGCGGCCGCCACGGCGGGTTCGGCAGCGCCTTCTCGGCCGTGCTGCGGGACGCCGAATGCGACGTGCCGCTGCGCGACCTGGCCGTGCCGCAGCGGTTCCTGGCGCACGGTTCGCGTGAGGAGGTGCTGGCGGGCGTCGGCCTGACCGCCCAGGACGTGGCGCGGCGCGTGACGGAGTGGGCCTCGAACCTGATCGGTGAGGCCCAGCCCGCGGACGCCCCGGCGGAGTAG
- a CDS encoding formylglycine-generating enzyme family protein → MEMIAVPAGSVTVSDRRTRRSWTVEVGPCRMAVHPVTQAQYAAVTGDRPSASEGPRLPVESVSWTDAVRFCNALSVHEGLSPVYSVDEEVRWDRDADGYRLPTEAEWEHACRAGTTGPRYGELGEIAWYRGNSGERIHEVGGKQPNAWGLHDMLGNAWDWCWDVYDPQVYGGYRVLRGGGWFDEHWSCRASVRRRSHPGFRSDDVGFRVVRSG, encoded by the coding sequence GTGGAGATGATCGCCGTGCCGGCGGGCAGCGTGACGGTGTCCGACCGGCGGACCCGGCGGAGCTGGACCGTCGAGGTCGGGCCCTGCCGGATGGCGGTCCACCCGGTCACGCAGGCCCAGTACGCGGCGGTGACCGGGGACCGGCCGAGCGCGTCGGAGGGCCCGCGTTTGCCGGTGGAAAGCGTGTCGTGGACGGACGCGGTGCGGTTCTGCAACGCACTGTCCGTCCACGAAGGACTGTCGCCGGTGTATTCGGTCGACGAGGAGGTCCGGTGGGACCGGGACGCGGACGGCTACCGCCTGCCCACCGAGGCGGAGTGGGAACACGCCTGCCGCGCCGGCACCACCGGCCCCCGCTACGGCGAGCTCGGCGAAATAGCCTGGTATCGCGGCAATTCCGGGGAGCGGATCCACGAGGTCGGCGGCAAACAACCGAACGCGTGGGGATTGCACGACATGCTCGGCAACGCCTGGGACTGGTGCTGGGACGTCTACGACCCGCAGGTGTACGGCGGATACCGCGTCCTGCGCGGCGGTGGCTGGTTCGACGAGCACTGGAGCTGCCGCGCCTCGGTGCGGCGCCGCAGCCACCCCGGGTTCCGCAGCGACGACGTCGGCTTCCGGGTGGTCCGGTCCGGCTGA
- a CDS encoding NAD(P)H-binding protein — protein sequence MIVITAPTGRIGRHLADTLLDAGAPVRVIVRDASRLSPRVRDRAEVVTGSHGDPDVVEKAFAGASAVFWLVPPNPAATDLHTAYLDFTRPACAALAGQGVSRVVGVSALGRGVPGEAGLVTASIAMDDLIASTGVAYRALTMPTFMDNLLWQIRSIAEDGVFFAMAEPDHKRPICATQDIAATAARLLLDDTWSGRGEVPVLGPEDLSHNDLAAIMAEVLGRPVRFQEVSAEELTADLRRQGWSAAMTRGMVDMMAAKDAGLDNAQPRTPEASTPTTFRQWCEEVLRPAVLAQ from the coding sequence ATGATCGTGATCACCGCACCCACCGGCCGCATCGGCCGGCACCTGGCCGACACCCTGCTCGACGCCGGCGCACCGGTCCGCGTCATCGTGCGCGACGCGTCCCGCCTGAGTCCCCGGGTCCGCGACCGGGCCGAGGTCGTCACCGGCTCGCACGGCGACCCGGACGTCGTGGAGAAGGCGTTCGCCGGCGCCAGCGCGGTCTTCTGGCTCGTTCCGCCCAACCCGGCGGCCACCGACCTGCACACCGCCTACCTGGACTTCACCCGCCCGGCCTGCGCGGCGCTGGCCGGCCAGGGCGTTTCCCGGGTCGTCGGCGTCTCGGCCCTCGGCCGCGGAGTGCCCGGCGAGGCGGGCCTGGTGACGGCCTCAATCGCGATGGACGATCTGATCGCGAGCACCGGCGTCGCCTACCGGGCGCTGACCATGCCGACGTTCATGGACAACCTGCTCTGGCAGATCCGGTCGATCGCCGAGGACGGCGTGTTCTTCGCGATGGCCGAGCCGGACCACAAGCGGCCGATCTGCGCGACCCAGGACATCGCGGCCACCGCCGCCCGGCTGCTGCTCGACGACACCTGGAGCGGCCGGGGCGAGGTCCCGGTGCTCGGCCCGGAAGACCTGTCCCACAACGACCTGGCCGCGATCATGGCCGAAGTTCTGGGCCGTCCCGTCCGCTTCCAGGAGGTCTCCGCCGAGGAGCTGACGGCCGACCTGCGGCGGCAGGGGTGGTCGGCAGCGATGACGCGCGGGATGGTCGACATGATGGCGGCGAAGGACGCCGGGCTGGACAACGCGCAGCCCCGCACGCCCGAGGCGTCCACGCCGACGACCTTCCGGCAGTGGTGTGAGGAGGTCCTCCGCCCGGCGGTGCTCGCCCAGTAG